One genomic window of Caballeronia sp. SBC1 includes the following:
- a CDS encoding ABC transporter ATP-binding protein — translation MATPITETVLQLDSVTLTAKLGGLPVAALRELTLSIGRGRVLGVVGESGAGKSMLARLISGLLPGGFTVTSGSMHFDGQDMLTMSKVKRRALLGRKIAFIPQEPLTALNPLWTIANTFNEHLARIGVPSNERWETARKALESVQLPVPADMLKRYPHQLSGGQCQRVLIAMAFASNPALLIADEPTTALDVITQTRVMRMLAEQQRVHSTAVLLITHDLRLAAHVCDDVAVMYAGDLVEYGQARDVLDEPRHPYTRALKYATPDLTGPRRRLPVLAQQMPGLSALAGIAGCRFAPRCPSAGAACAAVLQTRVAPDGHRVACSETCEHAPLIDNSQAPLLPPAPVMGAQPVAELREAALTYMSRSGVFGQRKTSFHAVKPLSLQIFPGEFVGIVGESGSGKTSVARLLMGIEQPTGGRVMIGGEDLTRGSAERVRRAREQVQIIFQDPQSALNPRRSVERLLTQALEAAGVAPLDAKQRLARAQSVQRDVGLPADTLTRFPSQLSGGQKQRVNIGRALCASPQLIVADEIVSGLDVSVQAQILNLLLELRRERQIALLLISHDLSVVRYLCSRVLVMRRGEVVEQGLTEDVFAAPRHPYTRALIDAVPSDHAGTPWPPAALEEAA, via the coding sequence ATGGCGACACCTATCACTGAGACGGTGCTGCAACTGGATAGCGTGACGCTAACCGCGAAGCTGGGCGGTTTGCCGGTCGCGGCGCTGCGGGAGTTGACGTTATCGATAGGACGGGGTCGCGTGTTGGGCGTGGTCGGTGAATCGGGTGCGGGAAAAAGCATGCTGGCGCGGCTGATCTCGGGCCTTTTGCCAGGCGGATTCACGGTGACGAGCGGCAGCATGCACTTTGACGGACAGGACATGCTGACCATGTCGAAGGTCAAACGCCGCGCACTGCTCGGCCGGAAAATCGCCTTCATCCCGCAGGAACCGCTGACCGCGTTGAACCCGCTGTGGACTATCGCGAATACCTTCAATGAACATCTTGCGCGTATCGGCGTTCCGTCGAACGAACGTTGGGAAACTGCGCGCAAGGCCCTTGAGTCGGTGCAACTGCCGGTTCCCGCTGACATGCTCAAGCGCTATCCGCATCAGTTGTCGGGCGGCCAATGCCAGCGCGTGCTGATCGCGATGGCCTTCGCTAGCAACCCGGCGCTGCTGATTGCCGACGAACCCACGACCGCGCTCGATGTCATCACGCAAACCCGCGTGATGCGCATGCTCGCCGAACAGCAGCGCGTGCATTCGACCGCAGTGCTGCTGATTACCCACGATCTGCGGCTGGCGGCTCATGTCTGCGATGACGTCGCCGTGATGTACGCAGGCGATCTGGTCGAATACGGCCAGGCCCGCGATGTCCTCGATGAACCGCGCCACCCGTACACGCGTGCGTTGAAATACGCGACGCCGGACCTGACCGGTCCCCGGCGCCGCCTGCCGGTACTCGCTCAGCAAATGCCGGGCTTGTCCGCGCTGGCCGGTATTGCCGGGTGCCGTTTCGCGCCGCGTTGCCCCAGCGCTGGCGCTGCGTGCGCTGCTGTGCTGCAGACGCGCGTGGCGCCCGACGGCCATCGGGTCGCGTGCAGCGAGACCTGCGAGCACGCGCCGCTGATAGACAATTCGCAGGCACCGCTGTTGCCGCCCGCCCCTGTCATGGGCGCGCAACCGGTGGCGGAATTGCGCGAGGCAGCGTTGACGTACATGAGCCGCAGCGGTGTGTTCGGGCAGCGCAAGACTTCGTTCCATGCTGTCAAGCCGCTGTCGCTGCAGATTTTCCCCGGGGAGTTCGTGGGGATCGTGGGGGAAAGCGGCAGTGGCAAGACATCGGTGGCGCGGCTGTTGATGGGTATTGAACAGCCGACCGGTGGTCGGGTGATGATCGGCGGCGAAGACTTGACGCGTGGCAGCGCGGAGCGCGTGCGGCGCGCGCGCGAGCAGGTTCAGATTATTTTCCAGGATCCGCAGTCGGCGCTGAATCCACGCCGTTCAGTCGAGCGGCTCCTGACGCAGGCGCTGGAAGCGGCCGGCGTGGCGCCGCTCGATGCAAAGCAGCGGCTGGCCCGCGCCCAGTCGGTGCAACGCGACGTGGGTCTTCCCGCCGATACCCTCACGCGCTTTCCCTCGCAGTTGTCGGGCGGTCAGAAGCAGCGCGTGAATATTGGCCGGGCGCTATGTGCATCGCCGCAATTGATTGTCGCCGATGAAATCGTGTCAGGGCTCGATGTTTCCGTCCAGGCGCAGATCCTGAATCTGCTGCTGGAGTTGCGCCGCGAGCGGCAGATTGCACTGCTGCTCATCTCGCACGATTTGTCCGTGGTGCGCTACTTGTGCAGCCGCGTGCTCGTGATGCGTCGTGGCGAAGTGGTGGAGCAGGGGTTGACCGAGGACGTGTTCGCTGCGCCGCGCCATCCGTACACGCGCGCGCTGATCGACGCGGTGCCGAGCGATCATGCGGGAACGCCATGGCCGCCCGCCGCGCTGGAGGAAGCGGCATGA
- a CDS encoding ABC transporter permease, with the protein MSTTPLSSKHSSKHDMKADMLHESTSVDPSPEAAAPVAAVIGKSARARRKPAVNLWLGGAIVLGVLFCAVFAPWLAPHNPLDQDLLHMLSPPAWMAGGDAAFPLGTDSLGRDVLSRLLYGSRIALTVAVIAAFGAGIVGSVLAILAGYFGGWVDRSISYLVDLWMSFPPVVLSLVLMVSLGVGIENVILSIVLVDWTRFCRVVRSEVMVVRQRDYVLAAQLLNFTHLRIMLREILPAALPLMITLFSLEMGVAITVEALLSFIGLSVPANVTAWGVMIADARVSMHESLSGLLFPVLAIVITVLGCNLLGDGLRVALDPRMRSKGE; encoded by the coding sequence ATGTCCACGACCCCGCTGAGTTCCAAGCACAGTTCGAAGCACGATATGAAGGCTGACATGCTGCACGAATCCACTTCAGTCGACCCATCGCCGGAAGCCGCCGCGCCGGTTGCGGCAGTCATCGGCAAATCGGCTCGCGCGCGCCGCAAGCCTGCCGTCAACCTGTGGCTCGGCGGCGCGATCGTGTTGGGCGTGTTGTTCTGCGCCGTGTTCGCGCCGTGGCTCGCGCCGCATAACCCGCTCGATCAGGATCTGCTCCACATGCTGTCGCCGCCCGCATGGATGGCCGGCGGCGACGCCGCGTTTCCACTCGGCACGGATAGCCTCGGCCGCGACGTGTTATCGCGCTTGTTGTACGGCAGCCGTATCGCGCTGACGGTCGCGGTGATTGCCGCGTTTGGCGCGGGCATTGTCGGCAGCGTGCTGGCGATTCTCGCCGGCTATTTCGGTGGCTGGGTCGATCGCAGCATCAGTTATCTGGTGGACCTGTGGATGTCGTTTCCGCCGGTCGTGCTGTCGCTGGTGCTGATGGTGAGTCTCGGCGTGGGGATAGAAAACGTGATCTTGTCGATCGTGCTGGTGGACTGGACGCGCTTTTGCCGCGTCGTCCGCTCCGAGGTGATGGTCGTGCGTCAGCGTGACTATGTGCTCGCTGCGCAACTGCTCAACTTCACGCACCTGCGGATCATGCTGCGAGAAATATTGCCTGCCGCACTGCCGTTGATGATCACGCTGTTCTCGCTCGAAATGGGCGTTGCGATCACCGTGGAGGCGCTGCTGAGTTTCATCGGCTTGAGCGTGCCGGCCAATGTGACCGCGTGGGGCGTGATGATCGCGGACGCACGCGTGTCCATGCATGAGTCGTTGTCCGGGCTCTTGTTCCCAGTGCTTGCCATCGTGATCACGGTGCTTGGCTGTAACCTTCTTGGCGACGGCCTGCGTGTCGCGCTCGATCCCCGCATGCGCAGCAAGGGAGAATGA
- a CDS encoding ABC transporter permease gives MMLRLISTVLSRRLMAAIPTLLMLSLIVFVVLRLIPADPLAMMLPPNATPADAALLRHQLGLDKPIPAQFLIWLVNALHGNLGASISFQQPVATLIGSTLPATLELCLTALVISLIISVPGGVFAYAVTDRRGELPVGFAVVLMQSVPSFLWALLLIALLGVYLPVLPFSGRVGDGIPMPHLTGFLLIDFLVKGEFSDWLSAASHLVLPSLALAFGFAPLVIRVLRSSLLDQRNESYVGVARLRGVSESRILWRHMLKNAALPALTMIGVQFGFLFGGALLVEMIFSFPGVGNLMVQAVRNNDLLLIQGIAIVFCALMLVINAIVDTLYVIMNPRLRKTA, from the coding sequence ATGATGCTGCGGCTGATCTCGACCGTTCTTTCGCGCCGGCTCATGGCCGCGATCCCCACGCTGCTGATGCTCTCGCTGATCGTGTTCGTCGTGCTGCGGCTCATCCCCGCCGATCCGCTCGCGATGATGTTGCCGCCGAACGCCACGCCAGCGGATGCCGCTCTATTGCGCCACCAACTCGGCCTCGATAAACCGATCCCTGCCCAGTTCCTGATCTGGCTCGTGAATGCGCTGCACGGCAACCTGGGGGCATCGATTTCGTTCCAGCAACCGGTCGCCACGCTGATCGGCTCGACGTTGCCGGCAACGCTCGAACTCTGTCTCACGGCACTCGTCATCTCGCTGATCATCAGCGTGCCGGGCGGCGTGTTTGCTTACGCCGTCACCGATCGCCGCGGCGAGTTGCCGGTCGGCTTCGCTGTGGTGTTGATGCAGTCCGTGCCGTCGTTCCTGTGGGCGTTGCTGTTGATCGCGCTGCTTGGCGTGTATTTGCCCGTACTGCCGTTTTCCGGTCGCGTAGGCGACGGCATTCCGATGCCGCATCTCACCGGCTTCCTGCTGATCGACTTTTTGGTGAAGGGCGAATTCAGCGACTGGCTGAGCGCGGCTAGTCATCTCGTGTTGCCGTCGCTGGCGCTGGCTTTCGGCTTCGCCCCACTAGTGATTCGCGTGCTGCGCTCGAGTCTGCTCGATCAGCGCAACGAATCTTATGTGGGCGTGGCGCGGTTGCGCGGGGTATCGGAGAGCCGGATCTTGTGGCGTCACATGTTGAAAAACGCAGCGTTACCCGCGTTGACCATGATCGGCGTGCAGTTCGGTTTCCTGTTCGGCGGCGCGTTGCTCGTCGAGATGATCTTCTCGTTTCCGGGCGTGGGCAACCTGATGGTGCAGGCGGTGCGCAACAACGACCTGCTGTTGATCCAGGGCATCGCGATCGTGTTCTGCGCGTTGATGCTGGTAATCAACGCGATTGTCGACACGCTGTACGTGATCATGAATCCGCGCCTGCGCAAAACAGCATGA
- a CDS encoding FAD-binding oxidoreductase: MTSSSSSFVERLVAELGADVVTPRADLGTRRVQDWSGTPGAEPVALIRPRSTQEVSRALAFCHANRQAVVTQGGLTGLAGGANLFGGEVALSLERMSAIEEVDTVSGTITVQAGVVLQRVQEAADAAGMMFPLDLGARGSCTIGGNLATNAGGNRVIKYGMARDQVLGLEAVLADGTVITDLHKMIKNNSGYDLKNLLIGSEGTLAVITRAVMRLAPKALGVSTAWCGLPDFAAVTRLLQHARARMSGGVSAFEVMWPSYYDYVLANVKTVRAPLDTTHAFYVLLESMGSDAERQAEDFEAMLGEMLDAGVIENASLASSAADATRFWAVRDAPAEFPILLPGLIAFDISFAIADIGQVAQQCEAMLHARWPDMRTLVYGHLGDGNLHVIAHLKNAPPDLHEHVDAAVYELTREWHGAVSAEHGVGGKKRAYLGYTRDAGAIGAMRAIKCALDPLNLLNPGKVLLDPAPGESSPTGAL, encoded by the coding sequence ATGACGTCATCTTCAAGCAGCTTCGTCGAACGATTGGTGGCCGAACTGGGCGCCGACGTCGTAACGCCCCGCGCCGATCTTGGCACCCGGCGGGTACAGGACTGGAGCGGAACGCCGGGAGCTGAACCTGTTGCGTTGATCCGGCCGCGTTCGACGCAAGAGGTATCGCGCGCGCTTGCCTTTTGCCACGCCAACCGGCAGGCAGTCGTCACGCAGGGCGGGTTGACCGGCCTCGCGGGCGGCGCCAACCTGTTCGGCGGTGAAGTGGCGCTGAGCCTGGAACGGATGAGCGCGATTGAAGAAGTCGATACCGTCTCGGGCACGATCACCGTGCAGGCAGGGGTGGTGCTGCAACGCGTGCAGGAAGCCGCCGATGCCGCCGGCATGATGTTTCCCCTCGATCTCGGCGCGCGTGGCAGCTGCACGATCGGCGGCAACCTCGCGACGAACGCGGGCGGAAATCGCGTCATCAAATACGGCATGGCACGCGACCAGGTGCTGGGTCTGGAAGCCGTTCTCGCCGACGGCACCGTGATCACCGATCTCCACAAGATGATCAAGAACAACAGCGGCTATGACCTGAAGAACCTGCTGATCGGCAGCGAAGGCACGCTCGCGGTCATCACGCGGGCCGTCATGCGGCTGGCGCCGAAGGCGTTGGGGGTATCGACGGCTTGGTGCGGACTGCCTGACTTCGCGGCCGTCACGCGTTTGCTGCAGCATGCCCGCGCGCGGATGTCGGGCGGGGTCTCGGCATTCGAAGTGATGTGGCCCAGCTACTACGACTACGTGTTGGCGAACGTGAAGACCGTTCGCGCGCCGCTCGACACCACGCATGCGTTCTATGTGCTGCTCGAAAGCATGGGTTCCGATGCCGAGCGACAAGCCGAAGACTTCGAAGCCATGCTTGGCGAGATGCTCGATGCCGGCGTGATCGAGAACGCATCGCTTGCCAGTTCCGCCGCCGATGCCACCCGTTTCTGGGCCGTTCGCGACGCGCCCGCTGAATTCCCGATTCTTCTCCCGGGTCTTATCGCCTTCGACATCAGCTTTGCGATTGCCGATATCGGTCAGGTTGCACAGCAATGCGAGGCCATGCTGCATGCGCGCTGGCCCGATATGCGCACGCTGGTGTACGGCCATCTCGGCGACGGCAACCTGCACGTCATCGCGCATCTGAAGAACGCGCCGCCCGATCTCCACGAACACGTCGATGCCGCAGTCTACGAACTCACGCGCGAATGGCATGGCGCGGTGTCCGCGGAACATGGGGTTGGCGGCAAGAAGCGCGCGTATCTCGGCTACACGCGCGACGCCGGCGCGATCGGCGCAATGCGCGCGATCAAGTGCGCCCTCGATCCTTTAAACCTGCTCAACCCCGGCAAGGTGTTGCTTGACCCTGCGCCTGGCGAGTCGAGCCCCACTGGAGCGCTATGA
- a CDS encoding GntR family transcriptional regulator yields MATADPTVIKQPRRTALRPATLMESVYQEVLGRLQRGQIGPDDRVLDYEIAEEFECTRMPVRQALLRLVNEGYLVGTTRGFVTPVLTGEDVREIFEVRRMLEPGAAAAAAAVLTDEQLAGMGAAYRKCRRAFERKDIALMTEANVEFRAIWLEGVLNMRLKGTILRFADHTRQVRHGTMTKPGTMKLITDGMQVLLKGFVDRDPMKVRSATQGFIDDAEQQYFLNNDDAV; encoded by the coding sequence ATGGCAACCGCCGACCCGACGGTTATCAAGCAGCCGCGACGGACTGCGCTGCGTCCGGCCACATTGATGGAGTCGGTGTATCAGGAAGTATTAGGGCGCCTTCAGCGCGGTCAGATCGGCCCCGATGACCGCGTGCTCGACTACGAGATCGCCGAGGAATTCGAGTGCACACGCATGCCGGTTCGCCAGGCGCTGCTGCGCCTCGTGAACGAGGGATACCTGGTTGGCACCACGCGCGGGTTCGTCACGCCGGTGCTGACGGGCGAAGATGTGCGCGAGATCTTCGAAGTGCGCCGCATGCTCGAGCCGGGCGCAGCCGCTGCGGCGGCCGCCGTGCTCACGGATGAACAGCTTGCCGGCATGGGCGCGGCTTATCGCAAATGCCGTCGCGCGTTCGAGCGCAAGGACATCGCGTTGATGACCGAGGCCAATGTCGAGTTTCGCGCGATCTGGCTCGAAGGCGTGTTGAACATGCGCTTGAAAGGCACGATCCTGCGTTTCGCTGATCACACGCGCCAGGTGCGTCATGGAACCATGACGAAACCGGGCACGATGAAGCTGATTACCGACGGCATGCAGGTGTTGTTGAAAGGCTTCGTGGATCGCGATCCCATGAAGGTGCGCTCGGCGACCCAGGGTTTTATCGACGACGCCGAACAGCAGTATTTTCTCAACAACGACGATGCGGTCTGA